The sequence GGACCAATCGTCCTGTTGTCTCTATACTGGAAAGGTATGACACGAAACGGGGCATTGGCAGGTATGATCACTGGTGCTGTAACAGTCGTCGTTTGGAAACAGCTGACTGCAGCTGGAGTTATTCCATTCGAACTGTATGAAATTGTTCCAGGATTCTTCCTTGCTATTCTGGCAATCGTGATCTTCAGTAAGGTTGGACCACAGCCAAGTGCTGAAATCCAAGCTGAATTCGATGAAGCAGTTGCCAAAGACATCGTTAAATAATTAGAGTATCGATAAGAGGTCCGTCCTTCGTCACTAAAGAGTGGCTGAGGGACGGACCTCTTTTTTGTTGGCTAGTCTTGATATTTATGTTTCAGGGGAGAATTTGTGATACATGTCCTCCTTTGTAGGTGTTGCGAAATTTGTCGAAAGAAAATTACCAAAAAGTTGTTCCAAAACCAAATATACTGTTATATAATACAAACATGTTAAATAATCTGTATTATAACAATGAAGACTTGTTTAATACTGCTAAGGAGTGATGGTGTTCAATGTCTACAAAAATGGTTGGTATCAAGGTAACTGGGGAGCTTCAGCCAGGCTTTGATAAAATTTTATCTAAACAAGCATTGCAGTTTTTGGAACAACTGGAGCGCCGATTCGGAGCAAAACGGAGAGAACTGTTACACAACAGAGAGAAACAGCAGGAACGAATCAATGGAGGAGAGCTTCCTCACTTTTTGTCTGAAACAGAATCGATTCGACAAAGTGAATGGAAAGTAAGTCCGATTCCTCAAGCTTTACAAGATCGAAGGGTAGAGATCACTGGACCGGTTGATCGGAAAATGGTCATCAACGCATTGAACTCAGGCGCAAAATGTTTTATGGCATGTTTTGAAGATGCCACTTCACCTACATGGACGAACCTCATAGAAGGACAAATCAACCTCAAAGATGCAGTACATCAAACAATAGACTTCACGAATCCAAATGGTAAGCGTTATGAATTAAACAAAGAACATGCTGTATTAATTGTTCGACCCAGAGGATTACATCTGGAAGAGAAACATATCGAACTGGATGGGAAATCAATATCGGCAAGCCTTGTCGACTTTGGATTATTCTTTTTTCATAATGCGACTCATTTAACCTCAACGAACAAAGGCCCTTATTTTTACTTACCTAAATTAGAAAGTCACCTGGAAGCGCGCTTCTGGAATGACGTGTTTATATTTGCCCAGGAATATATCGGGATTCCTCAAGGAACGATTAAAGCAACTGTACTGATTGAAACCATCACGGCCGCGTTTGAAATGGATGAAATCCTTTATGAACTAAAGGAGCATTCAGCGGGTTTGAACTGTGGAAGATGGGATTATATTTTCAGTTATATTAAAAAACTTCGGGACCAAGAGGATGTTATCTTACCGGACCGTTCAACGGTCACAATGACAGCTCCTTTTATGAGATCGTATTCTTTGCTCACGATTAAAACTTGTCACAGAAGAGGAGCTCCTGCAATCGGAGGGATGGCGGCACAAATTCCTGTAAAGAACGATCCTGTGAAAAACGAAGAGGCGTTTAACAAGGTGAGAGCAGATAAAGAAAGAGAAGCGCAGGATGGTCATGATGGCACCTGGGTAGCTCATCCTGGGCTTGTGCCGGTTGCCATGGACGTTTTCAATCAGGAAATGAAAAATGATAATCAAATTGCAGAGAAAACTTTAGATGATCTCGAAGTGTCAGAGCAGGATCTTCTTGAAGTTCCTCAAGGGGAGATAACAGAAGAAGGTGTCCGCTTAAATATAAACGTCGGAATTCAATATATCTCTTCTTGGCTGAGCGGCCAAGGTGCAGCACCGATCCACAACTTAATGGAAGACGTGGCGACGGCTGAAATTTCCCGGGCTCAGCTATGGCAATGGATCCGCCATCCTAAAGGAGTTCTTGACGACGGCCGAAACATCACCATCGATCTCTACGAACGACTAAAGCAAGAAGAACTAACCAAACTCAAAAGCCAAATGGGAGAACAACTGTACAAAGAGCGCCGGTTCACAGAAGCCGTCCAACTATTCGACCAACTCATCCAGAACGACCAATTCACAGACTTCCTCACCATCCCGGGCTACCGTATCCTTTAAAGGGACGGACCTGCAAAAAGCATCATCAAAGCTAAAAAGGTTGAATACACAAGCCTAATTACTTTAATAAATTACCGCTGCAGTGAATGGAGGGACGGACCTCTCAAACTAACTGCACACCGGTTAAATAGAATTCAACAAAGAACTTCGCTTAATTCTTATAGAAATACAAAACCAATAAGCAAACAAAAGGGAG is a genomic window of Rossellomorea sp. y25 containing:
- the aceB gene encoding malate synthase A, translated to MSTKMVGIKVTGELQPGFDKILSKQALQFLEQLERRFGAKRRELLHNREKQQERINGGELPHFLSETESIRQSEWKVSPIPQALQDRRVEITGPVDRKMVINALNSGAKCFMACFEDATSPTWTNLIEGQINLKDAVHQTIDFTNPNGKRYELNKEHAVLIVRPRGLHLEEKHIELDGKSISASLVDFGLFFFHNATHLTSTNKGPYFYLPKLESHLEARFWNDVFIFAQEYIGIPQGTIKATVLIETITAAFEMDEILYELKEHSAGLNCGRWDYIFSYIKKLRDQEDVILPDRSTVTMTAPFMRSYSLLTIKTCHRRGAPAIGGMAAQIPVKNDPVKNEEAFNKVRADKEREAQDGHDGTWVAHPGLVPVAMDVFNQEMKNDNQIAEKTLDDLEVSEQDLLEVPQGEITEEGVRLNINVGIQYISSWLSGQGAAPIHNLMEDVATAEISRAQLWQWIRHPKGVLDDGRNITIDLYERLKQEELTKLKSQMGEQLYKERRFTEAVQLFDQLIQNDQFTDFLTIPGYRIL